One Betta splendens chromosome 5, fBetSpl5.4, whole genome shotgun sequence genomic window, TGTAACGCTTCCTCTCATCTCCCGCGTCTCCCCATTCTCTCCCGATCATTTtatgtctttgtctttctctaTTCTTCCTCCCCATTCTTTGTCCATTCAGGGGTAACCGTGAGAGCTCCAGCAGGGCATCTAGCAGTCgtcaaagcagcacagacagtgacaTGAAGTGCCTGGAGCCACGGCCTTGGAGCAGCACCGACTCGGACAGCTCCAACCGAACCCTCCGGCCACCCGTCACCAAGGCCAGCAGTTTCTCTGGCATCTCTATCCTGACGAGGGGTGATAGCCTTGGCAGTAACAAAGGGTCACAAGGAAGCTGCAAAGGCTCTCGCTCTGGTAAGGACGCAAGGGTTTCAGAGTGCATGTCTGTTCAGAGTTTGATCAAATAAGACATTGAAAAATATAtgcatgtatatatatttttctatcGTTAGGCCTGCCCCTAGTCAATCCTGACGTGTGCGCCCCACCTACAGTTTCCCAGTCCAGCCGTAGCCTGCTTCCCTGCCCatcgcagcagccacagcagccacagcccCAGGCTCCACCCCAGACTGCTCTGCTGCCTACCCCACAGCAGCACCCTATGAGCAACCACATGATTGCTCAGGTATGTAACTCCACTGCCTTCATATTATGTCAGTCATAAGTAAAGAATTAATACTGcatgataatgacaataaaatgtatttctggGTACTTCAGGCTAAAGGTTGCTATGTGTATGTAATGAAAAGGAACTCTGGGCTTCACTTTTATCGTCACTGATAACATGTCACTGTTTTATTACATTGGTGTAACACTAAGGTCATGACTAAATACTATACTACTACTGCATACTACATCTACTGTACTATGTATATGTTCTGTATCTATCTGTTAATTAACATTTCCTCCTTGTCCTAACCCACATCcttcatattttttaatttgtttattcacttctttccatctgctgctgacACTTTACTTCTCATTGGCTCTTTCTGTGCCCTacctctttttttcctcatctTTTCTGGTGGTGTGTTTAGCCGGTGCCATCTCTGCAGCCCTCTCAGCCTGTCTCCTACTCCAGCCCTTCCTGCCCCCAGGTTCTCCTGCCAGTTTCTCCTCCCCAGCAGTACACAATGGTACTCACACCTCTTCTACTGTAGCTTCATCTCTGAATATTCTGTCTGTTACAGACGGCATTGCTAACGCCCTCACATTTTCACACTGCTGTAATCTACTAAAAACTCCCTTCACTCTGTTGCCCACTCTTCATTCACATTATGTAGGTTTTTAATCACAGAGAAGACCTACATAATGTCTGTACCAGAAAAGTATTACTTTCTCTTGTGCTGTATAATGTCTTTATATGTAGATGAAGAAAGATGGTTGATGTGCAGTCAAAGCACTTTTGTTTCGACTGTAACCAGTTTTTGTATAAAAGTGTTATTTTTCATATTCTGATGTTAACAACAGTTAACAACAGTCTCTGAAGACATGAACATCTGAAATTCGCTGACATTTTTAATGTAGCATTTTAAGCTTTAATCGCTCAGTGCTATGAAACACTATAGCTACTGTTTTAACATGACCTACTGATATAGAGCACCAATCATTATCAACATTAATCAACTCCTTTCCATTCCTTCCAGGGAGAAGAGCTGGCTCCCCAGTTTGGCCAGATGACGCTCAGTCGGCAGGGCTCCAGTGAGAACCCTGAGCCTCCCCCAATGTATCAGCCTGCTCCTACAGTGCTCTCACAGCACCCCCCTCCTCAGACTGGCTACATCATGGCCACAACGGGTCAACCTATGCCTCCATCTGGCTACCAACCTGCCACTGGACACCcccatcctccacctccaccgcctcctccatcCCAGACTGTCATACAGgctccaccacccccacaaggATACATGCAGGCCCCTCCGCCTCAACAGGTTGTAATGCAACTACAGTCATACTGGACGATTAAATTATTATATCAAGACTTATCAAATAAGTCTCCTTTAGTGATGATAAATTACAAAAAGAATCCAAAACTGGATTGGAGATTTTTAatctaaaatatgtttttaaatggGTCATGTGAATGTTTGCATACACCTCTGTATGACCCTCCTGGGACTCTGGTCCTTGGACTTAGACCACGACAGCACCAGTATTATAAGCTGATTACATAGCCACATCTTAATGATTGTAGAGAATGATCGTTTCCCCAAACTGTCTGTCTTCATTCCATACTTCTGGATTTGCTTGAATCCCTAAAGTAGTTGTTATAATACACATGGGAGAAGAGAAAGCTAAATTGATGTGGCCATAATACACTTTGGGAAACATTAGGCCTGGAATGGAGCTCAGTAAGGGTTTAGTTAAGCTTTTGGATACATTTTTGAGTGTTTATATAAGGGGGCATGAAGGTCACTAGGATTTAAAGTACATTGTGGTGAGATATAAAAGCAGGCATAGCACACGTACAAGCAAAGTACACGTTGGAGCACCAGGTTCATTTTTAGAGTAGACAGAGCCATTTACTTACTTATTTGAGGGGCACAGAGTCTCATACATTTTACAGTAGCCAATAATTGTTGAGCTTTTAAGTCAGGTcgtataattagaatatcataaagttgatttattttactaattccattcaaaaagtgaaacttgtatattaATTTACTACACACACTGATATatctcaaatgtttatttcttttaattgtcatgattataactgacaactaatgaaaagctcaaatttAGTATCTCAGAAAATTAGAATCTTATGTAATAAAGATACAGAGAAAAGGGTGAAAAGTGTACAGCACTCAGTACTTAGTTGTGGCTCCTTTTGCCTGAATTACTGCAGCAACACGACGTGGCGAGGAGTGGTGTTATGAGAGCCCAGGTTGCTCTAATAGTGGCCATCAGCTCTTTTGCATTGCTGGCTCTGGCATACTGCATCTTCCTCTTCACAATACCCCATAGATTTTCTATGGGCTTATGGTCAGGCCTGTTTGCTGGGCCAAATAAGAACAGGGATACCATGGTTCTCTAAACCAGGTACTGGTAGCTTCACGTGTGAAGTCCTGTTGGAAAATGAAATCTGCAGCTCCATAAAGTTGGTCAGCAGCAGGGACTGCTGCTTCATGTTGATGCATGAAGTGCTCTAAAACGTTCTGGTGTATGGCTGCGTTGACCTTGGATCTCTGAAAACACAAATTTCTCCTTTGGAAATTAGGGTCCCAGAGAACATAACTTTGGAGCACTCCGCAACAGTCCAGTCCTTTTTTGTCTTTAGCCCAGGCGAGACGCTTCTGATGCTTGCATACGTTTGTGCactgcctccagctgcagtccacgGTTTGTGAATCTCCCCCACATTTTTGAATGGGTTTTGTTTCACGATCCTCTCCGGGGTGCGGTTATCCCTATTACTTGTCCACTTTTTCCCCCCAACATCTTTTCCTTCCCTTCGCCTCTTTGTTAATGTGCTTATACACAGAGCTCTGTGAACAGCCATCCTCCCTTACAATGACCTTTTGTTTCTTGCCCTCCTTGTGCAAGGTGTCAATGGTCGTCTTTTGGACAACTGTCCGGTCAGCAGTCTTCCCCACGATTGTGTAGGCTACGGAAATAGACTGAGACCATTTAAAGGCCTTTGCAGGTGGTTTGAGTTAAATAGCTGATTAGTGTGTGGCACCAGGTGTCTTCAATATTGAACCTTTTCACAATATTCTAATTGTTTGAGATACAGAGTTTAGAGTTTTCAtcagttttattcattcattacataGAGACTggtatatttcaaatgtttatttcttacACTTGTGATGATTATGACTTTAAAAATGGAAATAGTCAAATAAGTCGACTTTTTGaagatattctaattatatgaccaCCACCTGTACTCACACTTTGGGATATTAATCTAAAAAAATGCATGTACTGTTGACACATTCCTGAATTTTACAGCTATTCTTTTAGCTGTTATCCTTACCATCTGCAGTTGAGCTCTTTAATAGCTTTCATTCTGTGATTATATGTTGTTGCTAGCTGTGACCTATATAGACGGTGTGTTTTCGTATCTTTTATCACCCTACAcaccttcctctcttttcctcttttggATCGCTCTACTTTTTTGAACAGTATTGTCTGGCAAAGGAAGCGGCACCATGTTCTTTAATGTGTAGGCGGTTGATGGTGTGAAAGCAGGGCAAATATTGACACCACTAATGCTGTCCTGTATGCAGATCAAGGTGGAGGCAGAGTGTATTGATGCTTGTGACGCTAAACTTCTTCCGTTCGTCTTTTTGATGTCTTGTTTAGAAATGGAAGCTACATTTAGTCTGGTTGTATAAGACCAGACATTTCATAACATTTCTAACTTCTACCTCGGAACAGTACAGAGAGATTGAAGGCACTGACTTGTATGAATATGTGTAAGGCTTTACTCCGCTTCAGAGCTTCAGATCATGACGTCTGACTATATACAGTCCCTCAGCTCATTCAATGGATCACAACTTTGATATGATAATGATCATTTAATGAATTTGAAAATGCATAACCCAAGTTGGTTTAATTTATCAACGTCTTTTTCTCTTGGTtaagtgtgttgtttttgtttttttgctttagaTACAGGTGTCGTATTACACTGCTGGTCAGTATCCCAGCTCGGGCCAGCAGTACCGTGTGCCCCAGCCCATGTCCCACCAGGTGTCTTATCCTGCTCAGCGCACACAACCCATGACCCAGCCCACTCAGCAGTCAGGTCAGTACATTTTGTACTAgtcaaatacagtatattacaccCAAGGTCTATATGAGGTGTCTGAATGAAGAGCTACAGTTCAGGCAtgtgtttggtttgttattTGACTCTTATTTAATACTTAATTGCAactgccaaaataaaagacagtgaatttatttttatattgctatattgtttttcctgttcaaaAGGGGCTAAGTCATACTCCGTTTGAAGTCTAAAAGGTGAAAGGTTGATTTCATGCAACCTTAGTCCTGCATTGTTCTGCCAAGTCAAATATATGGAGACCAAAATAGATTTCTTTTAATTTTCCATGGAAAagatcagttttttttttgtcctctgcTTGAATATGGTGTAGTTTGTTTATAAAGTATGTCACAGCAATTCTAGATAATCTAAATGGGCTCTACCTCATATCAGAAACTGGCTAAATCTACATGATCATAAACACTTCGCTCAACGTAATGTTGCATCGGCTCAGTGCTGAGTTTCTCAAGGCTGATTATTTTGTTATGGGGACGATATCACTCATGAAACTAATTCCCTACAAATTGAACCACATTGTGGAGTTTGTTTGTCCGGATTAAGTATATGAACACACTAATTCCTGTCTTCTACCACATTTTCGTCTcatgtgttttgttctgtctaAATTCTCATCTCTTACTGTTTTCCGTCATTAGGTCTCCAGCCAATGATGCCCAGCCAGCAGCCGAGCTACCAGAGCATGATGAGTGTGCAACAGCCTCAAAATCCTGGTCTGCTTAATTCACAGAGAACAGGAATTGGGGGACAAATGCAAAGCATAATGGTCCAGTACCCACAGATGCAATCTTATCAGGTATGGATGGCATTCACTGAGCTTTAACACACGTTATTATGTAAGTAGAAGTTAGTTTTTCCAAtcatttatttgacatttgacagtGATCATTGTCTGGTGGTCTGAAACCCTCAGCCTCACATGCAAATAACCACACAAAGTCCAACAGCTCCATCTGGTGCCCTGTTTTCACAGCTGATATTTTATTCCTATACATATAGTTTGTTACTTGGAGTTCTGTTTACAGTACAAGGTATCTTAAACCCTTACCCACACCCAGGTGCCCGTGGGAAATGAAAATCAGCAGgtggtgcagcagcagtaccagcagcaggtgatggtaCCAGTGAGCCAATCTGTCCAGGGGCCCATGCCTGTCTATTACAGTGTTATTACACCCACACAGCAGAATAGCACAAGGTATGTACAGACATGTTATAGCGTAGCTGATAAAAATGTTTAACTGCTAAATGTTTAGTGGAATAAACCTATTTAATTATACACATTTACTCAATTTTAGAAATTTAGCTGGCATATTTTAAAGTTGTAGTGACTATAAGCACAGACACCTGAGCAAACATACACAAAATTGTGtttattaaggtttctgcaTTCACGTTTTCCTTCTATCCTTTATTTTTGTCTTGCAGCCCATCAGTAGGTTATCTGCAGGCCCCCAGCAATGAGCAGTATCAAATCACACAGTCACCGTCTCCCTGCAACCCTCAGCAGTTGCAGCAGCAATATTCAGGTGACTTAAAGTTGTACATAATAATTTACCCCACCACAGCAATTGTTGTTGCAGATTGTCAACATCAGTACTAACATGAAAACTCGCAAAGAAATGTTTACCTAAACTGTCTGCTGTAAATTACCAAAATTGGGTGAAGGGTATTGAGGGAAAAGTTCAGGCAACAGCACAGAGAGTTCATACGTTCAGCAGGTGAATCGATGTCCTAAAAACGTAATGTTTGAAGAAGTTGGGGAAAACTTTGCAAAGGCCTTGTGCTCACATTTGACCCTAAGTAAATGTTCAGTGAATTATCAGAAAGATTGACACTTTATCCTTTCAACCTCTGATCTGTTTGTGGTGTTTCATATATTCATGTCTGTTTTCTTGCTGAAAGAACAGTTTTGATTGGTCAGACTTTGTAGACCTAAGAGTTGGGTCCTGATTTTGCCCGCTGCTTGTTTTCAGCTTCAGTCCACTGCTGCTACCTGTTATTCTATAGTAAACCAATGATGTTCACACCTTTCTCTTTGTCCACGTCTTCAGGAGTACCCCCTCCTGGGCCTGGGGTGATGGTCATGCAGCTCAGTGTCCCCAACGGACCACAGCCTTCCCAGAACCCTCCTCTGGTCCAGTGGAACCCATGCAAGTACTACAGCATAGAGCAGAGACCCAGCAAGCCAGGAGAGCTCTACAAACCTGACAACACTCCACAGGTACTCGGACAAGAGTGGGGGTGATCCTTCCTTATAAGGACCATATCAGACCACACAGCTATCCATCAAGTCGTATACACACAATCATTCTTTAGCCTTTCTTTTAAACATTATTGATCAATAGAATTATTTGTACCACTCTGTGTTGTTGGATAACTAGATAGAAGTAAGTTCTGTTTAAGCAAAGAGGGCATAGAATTAGTAAGAATATGGGTTAAGTACTTTGATGTTGTACCTCCTTAGGGATTCTATAGTTTGGTTTCCCTCTTTTTTTGGGTCCAGGCTAGTACCCAGCTCACCAGTCCTCTGGCCTCCCCCACTCAGTCTCCCACCCCATCTCCTTCCGGCAGCAGTGTCTGTCCAGGCCTCGGACCACTACCCCTCATTTCACAGTTTCCACGCCCTGGAGGACCAGCTCAAGGTACAGACTAACGAGAGAAGTGAGGTTTCAGACACATGCTTTATTTATgcaaaacacattcaaatgtgtaaatatgccGGCTGAATAGAAGTGATGTGCACTGTAcatgttctgtttttctctgcttgACTACAAAGCATGATGATGTATTGGCTGAACAAAGTGAAACAATAGCTCCACCATAGACTCGAGGAACCCTTCAGGTCACATTTGGATGTGTACACGTCTTGCAGCCATTAGAAAATCTCAGAAAGCACGTAAACGGGTATTTCCTTGGTTTTAAGAAGTGAATAAACACTAGCTGTTGTAGTAGCTGTGTGTTTCTAACCTCTGCTCAGGTTCATGCTCTTTCACCTATTTCCACAGCGACCCTCCAAACCTGGTCTCTAGTCAGGTGGCGTTTGGCCCTGAGCCAACTGACCATCCTGTCATCCCA contains:
- the LOC114855232 gene encoding R3H domain-containing protein 2 isoform X2; the encoded protein is MSVSLTTDIQQEGESGPLIEPCSRGKTSPQPQGTKEGTGEGLDPEDSSPQDSQKRAPNHSHGRKRAKSNAKLKLVRSLAVCEESCGPFSNDGGPDTDIIQLHISCPSDKEEEKSSKDEYENEEKEKKDKTPRKMLSRDSSQEYTDSTGIDVHEFLVNTLKNNPRDRMMLLKLEQDILEFINDDNNQYKKFPQMTSYHRMLLHRVAAYFGMDHNVDQTGKAVIINKTSNTRIPEQRFSEHIKDERNMDFQKKFILKRDDASMDKDDNQIRVPLQDGRRSKSIEEREEEYQRVRDRIFARESSQNGYINDNRLSTEGYCSSSQKRRQIFRGNRESSSRASSSRQSSTDSDMKCLEPRPWSSTDSDSSNRTLRPPVTKASSFSGISILTRGDSLGSNKGSQGSCKGSRSGLPLVNPDVCAPPTVSQSSRSLLPCPSQQPQQPQPQAPPQTALLPTPQQHPMSNHMIAQPVPSLQPSQPVSYSSPSCPQVLLPVSPPQQYTMGEELAPQFGQMTLSRQGSSENPEPPPMYQPAPTVLSQHPPPQTGYIMATTGQPMPPSGYQPATGHPHPPPPPPPPSQTVIQAPPPPQGYMQAPPPQQIQVSYYTAGQYPSSGQQYRVPQPMSHQVSYPAQRTQPMTQPTQQSGLQPMMPSQQPSYQSMMSVQQPQNPGLLNSQRTGIGGQMQSIMVQYPQMQSYQVPVGNENQQVVQQQYQQQVMVPVSQSVQGPMPVYYSVITPTQQNSTSPSVGYLQAPSNEQYQITQSPSPCNPQQLQQQYSGVPPPGPGVMVMQLSVPNGPQPSQNPPLVQWNPCKYYSIEQRPSKPGELYKPDNTPQASTQLTSPLASPTQSPTPSPSGSSVCPGLGPLPLISQFPRPGGPAQGDGRYSLLGQPLQYSLCPPSLMHGQSYSSHQGQGVMKHGPRGKKQTLKSASTDLGTTDVVVSRVLEVTDLPEGISRPEAEKLFNQLSLCGAKIQWLKDPQGGRGGAGGCGPCPGAGPSGPGAAPGHGASVGVGGMKGDCNDPAHLYTVVAVFPNTMAAQSASFKLNNSGASLFKLRAAKKNYDLRVLERASSQ
- the LOC114855232 gene encoding R3H domain-containing protein 2 isoform X4, whose product is MSVSLTTDIQQEGESGPLIEPCSRGKTSPQPQGTKEGTGEGLDPEDSSPQDSQKRAPNHSHGRKRAKSNAKLKLVRSLAVCEESCGPFSNDGGPDTDIIQLHISCPSDKEEEKSSKDEYENEEKEKKDKTPRKMLSRDSSQEYTDSTGIDVHEFLVNTLKNNPRDRMMLLKLEQDILEFINDDNNQYKKFPQMTSYHRMLLHRVAAYFGMDHNVDQTGKAVIINKTSNTRIPEQRFSEHIKDERNMDFQKKFILKRDDASMDKDDNQIRVPLQDGRRSKSIEEREEEYQRVRDRIFAREVSVFLQSSQNGYINDNRGNRESSSRASSSRQSSTDSDMKCLEPRPWSSTDSDSSNRTLRPPVTKASSFSGISILTRGDSLGSNKGSQGSCKGSRSGLPLVNPDVCAPPTVSQSSRSLLPCPSQQPQQPQPQAPPQTALLPTPQQHPMSNHMIAQPVPSLQPSQPVSYSSPSCPQVLLPVSPPQQYTMGEELAPQFGQMTLSRQGSSENPEPPPMYQPAPTVLSQHPPPQTGYIMATTGQPMPPSGYQPATGHPHPPPPPPPPSQTVIQAPPPPQGYMQAPPPQQIQVSYYTAGQYPSSGQQYRVPQPMSHQVSYPAQRTQPMTQPTQQSGLQPMMPSQQPSYQSMMSVQQPQNPGLLNSQRTGIGGQMQSIMVQYPQMQSYQVPVGNENQQVVQQQYQQQVMVPVSQSVQGPMPVYYSVITPTQQNSTSPSVGYLQAPSNEQYQITQSPSPCNPQQLQQQYSGVPPPGPGVMVMQLSVPNGPQPSQNPPLVQWNPCKYYSIEQRPSKPGELYKPDNTPQASTQLTSPLASPTQSPTPSPSGSSVCPGLGPLPLISQFPRPGGPAQGDGRYSLLGQPLQYSLCPPSLMHGQSYSSHQGQGVMKHGPRGKKQTLKSASTDLGTTDVVVSRVLEVTDLPEGISRPEAEKLFNQLSLCGAKIQWLKDPQGGRGGAGGCGPCPGAGPSGPGAAPGHGASVGVGGMKGDCNDPAHLYTVVAVFPNTMAAQSASFKLNNSGASLFKLRAAKKNYDLRVLERASSQ
- the LOC114855232 gene encoding R3H domain-containing protein 2 isoform X8 — protein: MSVSLTTDIQQEGESGPLIEPCSRGKTSPQPQGTKEGTGEGLDPEDSSPQDSQKRAPNHSHGRKRAKSNAKLKLVRSLAVCEESCGPFSNDGGPDTDIIQLHISCPSDKEEEKSSKDEYENEEKEKKDKTPRKMLSRDSSQEYTDSTGIDVHEFLVNTLKNNPRDRMMLLKLEQDILEFINDDNNQYKKFPQMTSYHRMLLHRVAAYFGMDHNVDQTGKAVIINKTSNTRIPEQRFSEHIKDERNMDFQKKFILKRDDASMDKDDNQIRVPLQDGRRSKSIEEREEEYQRVRDRIFAREVSVFLQSSQNGYINDNRGNRESSSRASSSRQSSTDSDMKCLEPRPWSSTDSDSSNRTLRPPVTKASSFSGISILTRGDSLGSNKGSQGSCKGSRSGLPLVNPDVCAPPTVSQSSRSLLPCPSQQPQQPQPQAPPQTALLPTPQQHPMSNHMIAQGEELAPQFGQMTLSRQGSSENPEPPPMYQPAPTVLSQHPPPQTGYIMATTGQPMPPSGYQPATGHPHPPPPPPPPSQTVIQAPPPPQGYMQAPPPQQIQVSYYTAGQYPSSGQQYRVPQPMSHQVSYPAQRTQPMTQPTQQSGLQPMMPSQQPSYQSMMSVQQPQNPGLLNSQRTGIGGQMQSIMVQYPQMQSYQVPVGNENQQVVQQQYQQQVMVPVSQSVQGPMPVYYSVITPTQQNSTSPSVGYLQAPSNEQYQITQSPSPCNPQQLQQQYSGVPPPGPGVMVMQLSVPNGPQPSQNPPLVQWNPCKYYSIEQRPSKPGELYKPDNTPQASTQLTSPLASPTQSPTPSPSGSSVCPGLGPLPLISQFPRPGGPAQGDGRYSLLGQPLQYSLCPPSLMHGQSYSSHQGQGVMKHGPRGKKQTLKSASTDLGTTDVVVSRVLEVTDLPEGISRPEAEKLFNQLSLCGAKIQWLKDPQGGRGGAGGCGPCPGAGPSGPGAAPGHGASVGVGGMKGDCNDPAHLYTVVAVFPNTMAAQSASFKLNNSGASLFKLRAAKKNYDLRVLERASSQ
- the LOC114855232 gene encoding R3H domain-containing protein 2 isoform X5, which produces MSVSLTTDIQQEGESGPLIEPCSRGKTSPQPQGTKEGTGEGLDPEDSSPQDSQKRAPNHSHGRKRAKSNAKLKLVRSLAVCEESCGPFSNDGGPDTDIIQLHISCPSDKEEEKSSKDEYENEEKEKKDKTPRKMLSRDSSQEYTDSTGIDVHEFLVNTLKNNPRDRMMLLKLEQDILEFINDDNNQYKKFPQMTSYHRMLLHRVAAYFGMDHNVDQTGKAVIINKTSNTRIPEQRFSEHIKDERNMDFQKKFILKRDDASMDKDDNQIRVPLQDGRRSKSIEEREEEYQRVRDRIFARESSQNGYINDNRGNRESSSRASSSRQSSTDSDMKCLEPRPWSSTDSDSSNRTLRPPVTKASSFSGISILTRGDSLGSNKGSQGSCKGSRSGLPLVNPDVCAPPTVSQSSRSLLPCPSQQPQQPQPQAPPQTALLPTPQQHPMSNHMIAQPVPSLQPSQPVSYSSPSCPQVLLPVSPPQQYTMGEELAPQFGQMTLSRQGSSENPEPPPMYQPAPTVLSQHPPPQTGYIMATTGQPMPPSGYQPATGHPHPPPPPPPPSQTVIQAPPPPQGYMQAPPPQQIQVSYYTAGQYPSSGQQYRVPQPMSHQVSYPAQRTQPMTQPTQQSGLQPMMPSQQPSYQSMMSVQQPQNPGLLNSQRTGIGGQMQSIMVQYPQMQSYQVPVGNENQQVVQQQYQQQVMVPVSQSVQGPMPVYYSVITPTQQNSTSPSVGYLQAPSNEQYQITQSPSPCNPQQLQQQYSGVPPPGPGVMVMQLSVPNGPQPSQNPPLVQWNPCKYYSIEQRPSKPGELYKPDNTPQASTQLTSPLASPTQSPTPSPSGSSVCPGLGPLPLISQFPRPGGPAQGDGRYSLLGQPLQYSLCPPSLMHGQSYSSHQGQGVMKHGPRGKKQTLKSASTDLGTTDVVVSRVLEVTDLPEGISRPEAEKLFNQLSLCGAKIQWLKDPQGGRGGAGGCGPCPGAGPSGPGAAPGHGASVGVGGMKGDCNDPAHLYTVVAVFPNTMAAQSASFKLNNSGASLFKLRAAKKNYDLRVLERASSQ
- the LOC114855232 gene encoding R3H domain-containing protein 2 isoform X3, whose product is MSVSLTTDIQQEGESGPLIEPCSRGKTSPQPQGTKEGTGEGLDPEDSSPQDSQKRAPNHSHGRKRAKSNAKLKLVRSLAVCEESCGPFSNDGGPDTDIIQLHISCPSDKEEEKSSKDEYENEEKEKKDKTPRKMLSRDSSQEYTDSTGIDVHEFLVNTLKNNPRDRMMLLKLEQDILEFINDDNNQYKKFPQMTSYHRMLLHRVAAYFGMDHNVDQTGKAVIINKTSNTRIPEQRFSEHIKDERNMDFQKKFILKRDDASMDKDDNQIRVPLQDGRRSKSIEEREEEYQRVRDRIFAREVSVFLQSSQNGYINDNRLSTEGYCSSSQKRRQIFRGNRESSSRASSSRQSSTDSDMKCLEPRPWSSTDSDSSNRTLRPPVTKASSFSGISILTRGDSLGSNKGSQGSCKGSRSVSQSSRSLLPCPSQQPQQPQPQAPPQTALLPTPQQHPMSNHMIAQPVPSLQPSQPVSYSSPSCPQVLLPVSPPQQYTMGEELAPQFGQMTLSRQGSSENPEPPPMYQPAPTVLSQHPPPQTGYIMATTGQPMPPSGYQPATGHPHPPPPPPPPSQTVIQAPPPPQGYMQAPPPQQIQVSYYTAGQYPSSGQQYRVPQPMSHQVSYPAQRTQPMTQPTQQSGLQPMMPSQQPSYQSMMSVQQPQNPGLLNSQRTGIGGQMQSIMVQYPQMQSYQVPVGNENQQVVQQQYQQQVMVPVSQSVQGPMPVYYSVITPTQQNSTSPSVGYLQAPSNEQYQITQSPSPCNPQQLQQQYSGVPPPGPGVMVMQLSVPNGPQPSQNPPLVQWNPCKYYSIEQRPSKPGELYKPDNTPQASTQLTSPLASPTQSPTPSPSGSSVCPGLGPLPLISQFPRPGGPAQGDGRYSLLGQPLQYSLCPPSLMHGQSYSSHQGQGVMKHGPRGKKQTLKSASTDLGTTDVVVSRVLEVTDLPEGISRPEAEKLFNQLSLCGAKIQWLKDPQGGRGGAGGCGPCPGAGPSGPGAAPGHGASVGVGGMKGDCNDPAHLYTVVAVFPNTMAAQSASFKLNNSGASLFKLRAAKKNYDLRVLERASSQ
- the LOC114855232 gene encoding R3H domain-containing protein 2 isoform X1, with protein sequence MSVSLTTDIQQEGESGPLIEPCSRGKTSPQPQGTKEGTGEGLDPEDSSPQDSQKRAPNHSHGRKRAKSNAKLKLVRSLAVCEESCGPFSNDGGPDTDIIQLHISCPSDKEEEKSSKDEYENEEKEKKDKTPRKMLSRDSSQEYTDSTGIDVHEFLVNTLKNNPRDRMMLLKLEQDILEFINDDNNQYKKFPQMTSYHRMLLHRVAAYFGMDHNVDQTGKAVIINKTSNTRIPEQRFSEHIKDERNMDFQKKFILKRDDASMDKDDNQIRVPLQDGRRSKSIEEREEEYQRVRDRIFAREVSVFLQSSQNGYINDNRLSTEGYCSSSQKRRQIFRGNRESSSRASSSRQSSTDSDMKCLEPRPWSSTDSDSSNRTLRPPVTKASSFSGISILTRGDSLGSNKGSQGSCKGSRSGLPLVNPDVCAPPTVSQSSRSLLPCPSQQPQQPQPQAPPQTALLPTPQQHPMSNHMIAQPVPSLQPSQPVSYSSPSCPQVLLPVSPPQQYTMGEELAPQFGQMTLSRQGSSENPEPPPMYQPAPTVLSQHPPPQTGYIMATTGQPMPPSGYQPATGHPHPPPPPPPPSQTVIQAPPPPQGYMQAPPPQQIQVSYYTAGQYPSSGQQYRVPQPMSHQVSYPAQRTQPMTQPTQQSGLQPMMPSQQPSYQSMMSVQQPQNPGLLNSQRTGIGGQMQSIMVQYPQMQSYQVPVGNENQQVVQQQYQQQVMVPVSQSVQGPMPVYYSVITPTQQNSTSPSVGYLQAPSNEQYQITQSPSPCNPQQLQQQYSGVPPPGPGVMVMQLSVPNGPQPSQNPPLVQWNPCKYYSIEQRPSKPGELYKPDNTPQASTQLTSPLASPTQSPTPSPSGSSVCPGLGPLPLISQFPRPGGPAQGDGRYSLLGQPLQYSLCPPSLMHGQSYSSHQGQGVMKHGPRGKKQTLKSASTDLGTTDVVVSRVLEVTDLPEGISRPEAEKLFNQLSLCGAKIQWLKDPQGGRGGAGGCGPCPGAGPSGPGAAPGHGASVGVGGMKGDCNDPAHLYTVVAVFPNTMAAQSASFKLNNSGASLFKLRAAKKNYDLRVLERASSQ